The following proteins are encoded in a genomic region of Alistipes shahii WAL 8301:
- a CDS encoding calcium-translocating P-type ATPase, PMCA-type: MIRYNPKGLTTPQIDESRRRHGDNVITPPKDDSAWRLLLEKFRDPIIRILLLAAVLSLIIGFVHKDFTESVGIICAIILATCVGFWFEWDAQRRFRRLNQVNDDIPVKVMREGSIREIPRRDVVTGDVVYIESGETIPADGELVEAVSLKINESTLTGEPEVDKTVNEADFDPEATYPSNAVLRGTTVADGYGVMVVTAVGDATEAGRVTEQSTVQSEEQTPLDRQLTRLSRLIGRLGILLSALIFCVMLGKAIFAGGLLESDWLTISQHVLQIFMVSVAIIVMAVPEGLPMSITLSLAMSMRRMLKTNNLVRKMHACETMGAVTVICTDKTGTLTQNRMHVQELIRYDTLPAREFAEVVALNTTAFLDAEGHIIGNPTEGALLEWMRAGGEDYEPLRAEAKIVNRLTFSTERKYMATIIESGISGRRILCVKGAPEIVRTMCAPDGKDAQVAEQLLGFQSRAMRTLAVAWAETASDDCLEAVKAGGLHFAAVAAISDPVREDVPAAVARCLEAGIGIKIVTGDTPATAREIARQIGLWNDAADGERNHITGTEFAAMSDEELLGRVQELKIMSRARPLDKQRLVKLLQQRGEVVAVTGDGTNDAPALNFANVGLSMGSGTSVAKDASDITLLDDSFASIATAVMWGRSLYRNIQRFVLFQLTINFAAITICFIGALFGTDMPLTVVQILWVNIIMDTFAAMAMASLPPNPEVMRDKPRPRDEFIITPAMARTLFTCGAAMVVVLLGMLFRWTILQGGLTVEQLTVFFSTFVFLQFWNMFNAKGFETRHSVFTCLGGCREFFLILAAIGVGQVLIVEFGGEVFRTEPLSWMQWAEVIGFTSLLAVGGEIIRAIHRKRKQLR, translated from the coding sequence ATGATTCGCTACAACCCCAAAGGACTGACTACCCCGCAAATCGACGAAAGCCGCCGGCGCCACGGCGACAATGTCATCACCCCGCCGAAGGACGATTCGGCCTGGCGCCTGCTGCTGGAAAAATTCCGCGACCCGATCATCCGCATCCTTCTGCTGGCCGCCGTGCTGTCGCTCATCATCGGATTCGTCCACAAGGACTTCACCGAATCGGTGGGCATCATCTGCGCCATCATCCTCGCCACCTGCGTCGGATTCTGGTTCGAATGGGACGCCCAGCGGCGTTTCCGGAGGCTCAACCAGGTGAACGACGACATCCCCGTGAAGGTGATGCGCGAAGGGTCGATCCGCGAAATTCCGCGACGCGACGTGGTCACGGGCGACGTGGTCTACATCGAGAGCGGCGAGACGATTCCCGCCGACGGCGAACTGGTCGAGGCCGTATCGCTGAAAATCAACGAATCGACGCTCACGGGCGAACCCGAGGTGGACAAGACGGTCAACGAAGCCGACTTCGACCCCGAGGCGACCTATCCCTCGAACGCGGTGCTGCGCGGCACGACCGTGGCGGACGGGTACGGCGTGATGGTCGTAACGGCCGTGGGCGATGCGACCGAAGCCGGACGCGTCACGGAGCAGTCGACCGTGCAGAGCGAAGAGCAGACGCCCCTCGACCGTCAGCTGACGCGCCTCTCGCGTCTGATCGGCCGGCTGGGCATCCTCCTTTCGGCGCTTATCTTCTGCGTGATGCTCGGAAAGGCGATCTTCGCGGGCGGGCTGCTCGAGAGCGACTGGCTGACCATCTCGCAGCACGTGCTGCAAATCTTCATGGTTTCGGTGGCCATCATCGTCATGGCCGTGCCCGAAGGGCTTCCGATGTCGATTACGCTGTCGCTGGCGATGTCCATGCGACGGATGCTGAAGACCAACAACCTCGTGCGCAAAATGCACGCCTGCGAGACGATGGGCGCCGTGACGGTCATCTGCACCGACAAGACCGGCACGCTGACCCAGAACCGCATGCACGTGCAGGAACTGATCCGCTACGACACGCTTCCCGCACGGGAATTCGCCGAGGTCGTGGCCCTGAACACCACGGCGTTCCTCGACGCCGAAGGCCATATCATCGGCAACCCCACGGAAGGGGCCTTGCTCGAATGGATGCGCGCCGGAGGCGAGGACTACGAACCGCTGCGCGCCGAAGCGAAGATCGTCAACCGGCTGACCTTCTCGACCGAACGCAAATACATGGCGACGATCATCGAAAGCGGCATCTCGGGCCGCCGCATCCTCTGTGTGAAGGGCGCCCCGGAGATCGTGCGCACGATGTGCGCCCCGGACGGCAAGGACGCGCAGGTCGCCGAACAGCTCCTCGGGTTCCAGAGCCGCGCCATGCGCACGCTGGCCGTGGCGTGGGCGGAAACCGCGTCGGACGACTGCCTCGAAGCGGTCAAGGCGGGCGGGCTGCACTTCGCGGCGGTGGCCGCCATCTCGGACCCCGTGCGCGAGGACGTTCCGGCGGCCGTCGCACGCTGCCTGGAGGCGGGAATCGGCATCAAGATCGTCACGGGCGACACCCCGGCCACGGCGCGCGAAATCGCCCGCCAGATCGGGCTGTGGAACGACGCCGCGGATGGCGAACGGAACCACATCACCGGCACGGAGTTCGCCGCCATGAGCGACGAGGAGCTGCTGGGACGCGTGCAGGAGCTGAAGATCATGTCCCGGGCCAGGCCGCTGGACAAGCAGCGTCTCGTCAAGCTGTTGCAGCAGCGCGGCGAGGTGGTGGCCGTGACGGGCGACGGCACGAACGACGCCCCAGCGCTCAATTTCGCCAACGTGGGTCTTTCGATGGGCTCGGGAACCTCCGTGGCGAAGGACGCCTCGGACATCACGCTGCTGGACGACTCGTTCGCCTCGATCGCCACGGCCGTCATGTGGGGGCGTTCGCTCTACCGCAATATCCAGCGTTTCGTGCTGTTCCAGCTGACGATCAACTTCGCGGCCATCACCATCTGCTTCATCGGCGCGTTGTTCGGAACCGACATGCCGCTCACGGTGGTTCAGATTCTCTGGGTGAACATCATCATGGACACCTTCGCGGCGATGGCCATGGCCTCGCTGCCGCCCAACCCCGAAGTGATGCGCGACAAACCGCGCCCGAGGGACGAATTCATCATCACCCCCGCCATGGCCCGCACCCTCTTCACGTGCGGCGCGGCGATGGTGGTCGTACTGCTGGGAATGCTCTTCCGGTGGACGATCCTGCAAGGCGGACTCACGGTGGAGCAACTGACCGTGTTCTTCTCGACGTTCGTCTTCCTCCAGTTCTGGAACATGTTCAACGCCAAGGGATTCGAGACGCGCCATTCGGTCTTCACATGTCTTGGCGGCTGCCGCGAATTCTTCCTGATCCTCGCGGCGATCGGCGTGGGACAGGTGCTGATCGTGGAATTCGGAGGCGAGGTGTTCCGCACCGAACCGCTCTCGTGGATGCAATGGGCCGAGGTGATCGGATTCACCTCGCTGCTGGCTGTCGGCGGCGAAATCATCCGTGCAATCCACAGAAAAAGAAAACAGTTGCGATAA
- a CDS encoding phosphatase PAP2 family protein yields MLKRLTAACLLSFAGLGAAAQLPDSADMSAGGEFRRRIDRHTSTKAYRMLFVGTPLIVGGVVMQAYDSDFRRLRNGYSRSFRHDYDDWLQYAPAGAMVALKACGVRGRSSWGRMLVSDAFSAGLMAIGVNSLKYSCRVMRPDGSSRNSFPSGHTATAFMAATMLHKEYGHRSPWYSIGGYTVATITGVTRQLNNRHWMSDIMVGAGIGILATELGYFLADLIFKEKGLNVTETYSVYDRCRRPSFLGFSLGFSTVPGSYTPYPGMHMQFLSGPAVSVQGAWFATPYWGFGGRMSCTNLRVKVNGVAQNDNLECASMYAGPYFSHPFSMRWLVGAKLLGGCEIYKPCRTDFRRLERRAGFSFGTGLSTTYLATQNLGVRFSTDYDVAPPVVRSSRERLHKLTFSMEVCAVF; encoded by the coding sequence ATGCTCAAACGCCTGACCGCCGCCTGCCTGCTCTCATTCGCGGGCCTGGGAGCAGCGGCGCAATTACCGGACAGCGCAGACATGAGCGCCGGAGGGGAGTTCCGACGGCGCATCGACCGCCACACCTCGACAAAAGCCTACCGCATGCTCTTCGTCGGCACGCCGCTGATCGTGGGCGGCGTCGTGATGCAGGCCTACGATTCCGACTTCCGGCGTCTGCGCAACGGGTACAGCCGTTCGTTCCGCCACGACTACGACGACTGGCTCCAGTACGCTCCCGCCGGGGCGATGGTGGCCCTGAAAGCCTGCGGCGTCAGGGGACGCAGTTCATGGGGCCGCATGCTGGTCTCCGACGCCTTTTCGGCGGGACTCATGGCCATCGGGGTCAACTCGCTCAAATACTCCTGCCGTGTGATGCGCCCCGACGGATCGTCGCGCAACTCCTTCCCCTCGGGGCATACGGCGACGGCCTTCATGGCCGCCACGATGCTCCACAAGGAGTACGGCCACCGCAGCCCGTGGTACAGCATCGGGGGCTACACCGTGGCGACGATCACGGGCGTCACCCGTCAGCTCAACAACCGGCACTGGATGAGCGACATCATGGTCGGAGCCGGTATCGGCATCCTCGCCACGGAGCTGGGATATTTCCTCGCAGACCTGATTTTCAAGGAGAAGGGGCTGAACGTCACGGAAACCTACTCGGTCTACGACCGCTGCCGCCGGCCGTCGTTCCTCGGGTTCAGCCTCGGATTCTCGACCGTCCCCGGAAGCTACACGCCCTACCCCGGGATGCACATGCAGTTCCTCTCGGGGCCGGCCGTCTCGGTGCAGGGCGCCTGGTTCGCAACGCCCTACTGGGGTTTCGGCGGCCGCATGTCGTGCACCAACCTGCGCGTGAAAGTCAACGGCGTGGCGCAGAACGACAATCTGGAGTGTGCGTCGATGTACGCGGGACCCTATTTTTCCCACCCCTTTTCGATGCGGTGGCTCGTGGGCGCCAAACTGCTCGGAGGGTGCGAGATCTACAAACCGTGCCGCACGGATTTCCGCAGGCTGGAAAGACGCGCCGGATTCTCCTTCGGAACCGGGCTTTCGACCACTTACCTCGCCACGCAAAACCTCGGCGTGCGCTTCTCGACCGATTACGACGTCGCACCTCCCGTGGTGCGTTCGTCGCGCGAACGGCTTCACAAGCTCACCTTCAGCATGGAGGTCTGCGCGGTATTCTGA
- a CDS encoding rubrerythrin family protein, giving the protein MKLRLGLILLLFAASAGILVWMYYAATREPRSPKGSPWAETLADLDACCRRKHVKSVQYDHFAGIAADEKRHTAERLFRAMAFSERLQENNCATAILHLGGHYTPPGKIIIFGGTTDGNLERSVAYERQAHAGRSGADIRRAMERGNRYAARILTWASAGDMRNIALLERCRQEGRNAPDTGRFAVCPNCGNLYPSEYADWYCPACLTEGKRFVLFE; this is encoded by the coding sequence ATGAAACTGCGTCTCGGTCTGATACTTCTGTTATTCGCGGCATCGGCAGGCATTCTTGTCTGGATGTACTACGCTGCGACGCGCGAACCCCGGTCGCCGAAGGGTTCGCCGTGGGCCGAAACGCTCGCCGACCTGGACGCCTGCTGCCGCCGCAAACACGTCAAATCGGTGCAATACGACCATTTCGCAGGCATCGCGGCCGACGAAAAGCGCCACACGGCCGAACGGCTGTTCCGGGCCATGGCCTTCTCCGAGCGGTTGCAGGAGAACAACTGCGCGACGGCGATCCTCCATCTCGGAGGTCATTACACGCCCCCGGGGAAGATCATCATTTTCGGCGGCACGACCGACGGCAACCTCGAACGGAGCGTCGCCTACGAACGACAGGCCCACGCCGGACGCTCCGGAGCCGACATCCGCCGGGCGATGGAGCGCGGCAACCGCTATGCGGCGCGCATACTGACCTGGGCCTCGGCGGGAGACATGCGGAACATCGCCCTGCTGGAACGCTGCCGGCAGGAGGGACGCAACGCCCCGGACACGGGCCGGTTCGCAGTCTGCCCGAACTGCGGCAACCTCTATCCGTCGGAATACGCCGACTGGTACTGCCCCGCCTGCCTGACGGAGGGAAAAAGGTTCGTCCTCTTCGAGTGA
- a CDS encoding YebC/PmpR family DNA-binding transcriptional regulator produces the protein MGRAFEYRKARKMKRWGHMARTFTKLGKEIEIAVKAGGSDPSGNTRLRILIQNAKAENMPKENIERAIKRATEKDAADYKEVIYEGYGPHGIAFLVETATDNTNRTVANVRMYFNKCGGTLGNSGSVGFLFDHKCVFKFRAAEGVDPEELELEMIDLGVDEFYSEEDGITVYAPYESFGAIQKWLDDKGFEIVSGESVRIPSDVKELDAEGRESVEKLVEKLEEDDDVVNVYHTMKDADEE, from the coding sequence ATGGGAAGAGCCTTTGAGTATCGCAAAGCGCGAAAAATGAAACGCTGGGGTCACATGGCCCGCACCTTCACCAAGTTGGGCAAAGAGATCGAGATCGCCGTCAAGGCCGGAGGTTCCGACCCGTCGGGCAACACCCGCCTGCGCATTCTGATTCAGAACGCCAAGGCCGAGAACATGCCCAAGGAGAACATCGAACGGGCCATCAAGCGCGCCACCGAGAAGGATGCCGCCGACTACAAGGAGGTGATCTACGAGGGATACGGCCCTCACGGCATTGCGTTCCTCGTCGAAACGGCCACCGACAACACCAACCGCACCGTGGCCAACGTGCGCATGTATTTCAACAAATGCGGCGGCACGCTGGGCAACAGCGGCTCGGTGGGCTTCCTGTTCGACCACAAGTGCGTCTTCAAGTTCCGCGCCGCCGAGGGTGTCGATCCCGAGGAGCTGGAGCTGGAGATGATCGACCTGGGGGTCGACGAGTTCTACTCCGAGGAGGACGGAATCACGGTTTACGCCCCCTACGAATCGTTCGGCGCCATCCAGAAGTGGCTCGACGACAAGGGCTTCGAGATCGTCTCGGGCGAGTCGGTGCGTATCCCCTCCGACGTGAAGGAGCTTGACGCCGAAGGCCGCGAATCGGTCGAGAAGCTGGTCGAGAAACTCGAAGAGGACGACGACGTGGTGAACGTATACCACACCATGAAGGACGCCGACGAGGAGTAG
- a CDS encoding VOC family protein → MEIKSRFDHFNINVTDLDRSIAFYDKALGLRETGRKEASDGGFTLVYLGDGQSPFRLELTWLRDHATAPYELGENESHLCMRVAGDYDAVREHHRAMGCVCYENHDMGLYFINDPDDYWIEILPLK, encoded by the coding sequence ATGGAGATCAAAAGTCGTTTCGACCATTTCAACATCAACGTAACGGACCTCGACCGCAGCATCGCCTTCTACGACAAGGCCCTCGGGCTGCGGGAAACGGGCCGCAAAGAGGCCTCCGACGGAGGGTTCACGCTGGTCTATCTGGGCGACGGACAAAGCCCCTTCCGCCTGGAGCTTACCTGGCTGCGCGACCACGCCACCGCGCCCTACGAGCTGGGCGAGAACGAGAGCCACCTCTGCATGCGCGTGGCGGGCGACTACGACGCCGTGCGCGAGCACCACCGCGCCATGGGCTGCGTCTGTTACGAAAACCACGACATGGGGCTTTACTTCATCAACGACCCCGACGACTACTGGATCGAAATATTACCCCTGAAATAA
- a CDS encoding L-threonylcarbamoyladenylate synthase gives MQTQTEMQREVDEAVRTMRAGGIILYPTDTVWGLGCDATSAAAVERIYRLKRSGNKKSMLVLCASADMIVRYVNKAPGIAFEVMELATSPLTAILPGAAGLAENLIPDEGTLGVRIPDHEFCRRMLRALGRPIVSTSANISGEATPVGLQDVAREIIDGVDFVVNPRFEGKPTRKASSIIAFGEGGEVKIIRE, from the coding sequence ATGCAGACGCAAACCGAAATGCAAAGGGAGGTCGACGAGGCCGTGCGCACGATGCGCGCGGGCGGCATCATCCTCTATCCCACCGACACGGTCTGGGGACTGGGCTGCGACGCCACCTCCGCCGCCGCCGTGGAGCGGATATACCGTCTCAAGCGGAGCGGGAACAAGAAATCAATGCTCGTGCTGTGCGCCTCGGCCGACATGATCGTCCGCTACGTCAACAAGGCCCCGGGAATCGCCTTCGAGGTGATGGAGCTGGCCACCTCGCCCCTGACGGCCATCCTGCCGGGCGCCGCGGGGCTTGCCGAAAACCTCATCCCCGACGAAGGGACGCTCGGCGTGCGCATCCCCGACCACGAATTCTGCCGCCGGATGCTCCGCGCCCTGGGACGGCCCATCGTCTCGACCTCGGCCAACATCTCGGGCGAAGCGACGCCCGTGGGATTGCAGGACGTGGCCCGCGAGATCATCGACGGCGTGGATTTCGTCGTCAACCCCCGTTTCGAAGGCAAACCGACCCGCAAGGCGTCGTCGATCATCGCGTTCGGCGAAGGCGGCGAGGTGAAAATCATCCGCGAATAA
- a CDS encoding acyl-CoA thioesterase, producing MARTLETPIQKRFSDVDPFQHVNNVSQQMYFDVGKMEFYEKVLGAEVLLADLRILAVSTSTSYLGQVRMHDPVRVTTTCERVGTKSLTLFQQLLAGGEVRSESRSVMVVFDFARQRSEPVPDAWRERLLAD from the coding sequence ATGGCGCGCACGCTCGAAACCCCGATTCAGAAACGGTTCTCCGACGTGGACCCCTTTCAGCACGTGAACAACGTCTCGCAACAGATGTATTTCGACGTGGGCAAGATGGAGTTCTACGAAAAGGTGCTGGGCGCGGAGGTGCTGCTCGCAGACCTGCGGATTCTCGCCGTCTCGACCTCGACCTCCTACCTGGGGCAGGTCAGGATGCACGACCCCGTGCGGGTGACGACCACCTGCGAACGGGTGGGAACGAAGAGCCTGACGCTCTTCCAGCAACTGCTCGCCGGCGGCGAGGTGCGCAGCGAAAGCCGCTCGGTGATGGTCGTCTTCGACTTCGCACGCCAGCGGAGCGAACCGGTTCCCGACGCCTGGCGCGAACGGCTGCTGGCCGATTAG
- a CDS encoding DMT family transporter codes for MVFANVFFGANFSFYVSLTRNYLDFQQIFMLQVLSAAVFFIPFALFSRYSYRITWRDAGNILIVTLLIVYGWMYMLLWGASYTTPIDASVIATLGPAFTLIMDHLMHPRKYIGTRVVGVVCALVGAGILILGDGFSLTHGSRAQGNLFVLAAVVAIAVNTVIIKPQLEKLGTLVVMGWYYIIGLAITAPFFWKYIDHVPFLRLPLFAQAELGYILILGTVLPMYLLYRGTEKLTSVHTALYRYIQPVIAGILAITRGQAHFDAANITASVFIFAGVILVVVGYKYYVRHGLPKLRSDGRLEH; via the coding sequence CTGGTTTTCGCCAATGTGTTTTTCGGAGCGAATTTTTCGTTCTACGTCTCCCTCACGCGCAATTACCTCGATTTTCAGCAGATATTCATGTTGCAGGTGCTTTCGGCGGCGGTTTTCTTCATTCCTTTCGCCCTTTTCTCCCGCTACTCCTACCGCATTACGTGGCGCGATGCGGGCAACATTCTGATTGTCACGCTGCTGATCGTCTACGGCTGGATGTACATGCTGCTCTGGGGGGCGTCTTACACCACGCCCATCGACGCCTCGGTCATCGCCACGCTCGGCCCGGCCTTCACGCTGATCATGGATCACCTGATGCACCCGCGCAAGTATATCGGGACGCGTGTCGTGGGGGTGGTCTGCGCACTCGTCGGCGCCGGAATCCTGATTCTCGGCGACGGCTTCTCGCTTACCCACGGCAGCCGCGCCCAGGGCAACCTGTTCGTGCTGGCGGCCGTGGTGGCCATCGCCGTCAATACGGTGATTATCAAGCCGCAGCTGGAGAAGCTGGGCACGCTGGTCGTGATGGGGTGGTACTACATCATCGGGCTGGCCATAACGGCGCCCTTCTTCTGGAAATACATCGACCACGTACCGTTTCTGCGGCTTCCGCTGTTTGCGCAGGCCGAACTGGGCTATATCCTCATTCTGGGAACCGTCCTGCCCATGTACCTGCTCTACCGCGGCACGGAGAAGCTGACCTCGGTGCACACGGCGCTCTACCGCTACATCCAGCCCGTGATCGCGGGCATCCTGGCCATTACGCGCGGACAGGCGCATTTCGACGCCGCGAACATCACCGCCTCGGTCTTCATCTTCGCGGGCGTCATCCTCGTGGTGGTAGGCTATAAGTATTATGTCCGCCACGGCCTGCCGAAACTGCGCAGCGACGGACGGCTGGAACACTAA
- a CDS encoding DMT family transporter — MDKGKLKGHAALWVANIVWGLNAPIGKSVLWSEANPGGVNPFALSVYRMVGAALLFWTVSLLLPRERVARRDIALLLLASVFGIQLNQMLFLWGLSLTSPIDTSIIATVVPVLTMVLATLFLREPITWLKAGGVFLGCAGALILILVSQHGTGHSSSVMGDVLCIVSAVSYATYLTAFRNVIVRYSPVTTMKWMFLFAAIVAVVIYYRPLTAVDYAGLAPRTWAGIGYVVVCSTFLSYLMVPIGQHHLRPTVVSMYNYVQPVVAVLFTVAIGLDTFGFTKAGAALCVFAGVWLVTKSKSRAQLDADRLKSGN; from the coding sequence ATGGACAAAGGAAAACTGAAAGGACATGCGGCCCTGTGGGTCGCCAACATCGTCTGGGGACTCAACGCCCCGATCGGCAAAAGCGTACTCTGGTCCGAGGCCAACCCCGGAGGGGTCAACCCCTTCGCGTTGAGCGTCTACCGCATGGTGGGCGCGGCGCTGCTGTTCTGGACGGTCTCGCTGCTGCTGCCCCGCGAACGGGTCGCCCGGCGCGACATCGCGCTGCTGCTCCTGGCCTCCGTCTTCGGCATCCAGCTCAACCAGATGCTGTTCCTGTGGGGGCTGTCGCTCACCTCGCCCATCGACACGTCGATCATCGCCACGGTGGTCCCCGTGCTGACGATGGTGCTGGCGACGCTGTTCCTGCGCGAGCCGATCACGTGGCTGAAGGCCGGGGGCGTCTTTCTGGGATGCGCCGGGGCGCTGATCCTGATTCTCGTGAGCCAGCACGGCACAGGACACTCGTCGAGCGTCATGGGCGACGTGCTGTGCATCGTCAGCGCCGTCAGCTACGCCACCTACCTCACGGCCTTCCGCAACGTGATCGTCCGCTACTCGCCCGTGACGACGATGAAGTGGATGTTCCTCTTTGCCGCCATAGTCGCCGTGGTGATCTACTACCGTCCGCTGACCGCGGTCGACTACGCCGGGCTGGCGCCCCGGACCTGGGCCGGAATCGGTTACGTCGTGGTCTGCTCCACGTTCCTCTCCTACCTAATGGTTCCCATCGGCCAGCACCACCTGCGGCCCACGGTCGTGTCGATGTACAACTACGTGCAGCCCGTCGTGGCGGTGCTGTTCACCGTGGCGATCGGACTCGACACCTTCGGATTCACCAAGGCCGGAGCCGCGCTGTGCGTCTTCGCGGGGGTATGGCTGGTAACCAAGTCGAAATCCCGGGCGCAGCTCGACGCCGACCGCCTGAAAAGCGGCAATTAG
- a CDS encoding CCA tRNA nucleotidyltransferase, with amino-acid sequence MTLSNPIFRRISRLADEQGVQAFVVGGYVRDHYLRRPSTDIDVVVVGSGIALAEALARELKAKVSVFKTFGTAMVRARNVEVEFVGARRESYTRDSRKPEVEPGTLADDQRRRDFTINAMAWSLNGATFGELVDPFDGMSDLEECIIRTPCDPDVTFSDDPLRMMRAVRFASQLGFTIEEETFEAIRRNAERIRIVSRERIVTELNKIVLSPVPSMGFELLELTGLLERIFPEMHNLKGVEKRGRHAHKDNFIHTLKVVDNVARRSGDLWLRWAAVLHDIAKPLTKAYDPRVGWTFHGHEVLGSKMVPAIFRQLKLPLNEHMKFVQKLVFLHLRPIILSEDLVTDSAVRRLLFEAGDDVEALMTLCEADITSGIDAKVKRYLSNFELVRRKMKDLEERDRIRNFQPPITGELIMETYGIGPGRVIGDMKEIIKNAILDGEIPNEYDAAYALMERLAAERGLTRVRK; translated from the coding sequence GTGACGTTGTCGAATCCCATATTCCGGCGGATTTCGCGCCTTGCCGACGAGCAGGGCGTGCAGGCTTTCGTCGTCGGCGGCTATGTGCGCGATCACTACCTGCGACGGCCTTCGACCGACATCGACGTGGTGGTTGTGGGCAGCGGCATTGCGCTGGCCGAGGCGCTCGCGCGCGAACTGAAGGCGAAGGTCTCGGTCTTCAAGACTTTCGGCACGGCGATGGTCCGCGCCCGGAATGTCGAAGTCGAGTTCGTGGGCGCGCGCCGGGAGTCCTACACCCGCGATTCGCGCAAACCCGAGGTCGAACCCGGCACGCTGGCGGACGACCAGCGGCGGCGCGACTTCACGATCAACGCCATGGCGTGGTCGCTGAACGGGGCCACGTTCGGCGAGCTGGTCGATCCTTTCGACGGGATGTCGGACCTCGAAGAGTGCATCATCCGCACGCCGTGCGATCCCGACGTCACCTTTTCCGACGACCCTCTGCGCATGATGCGCGCCGTCAGGTTCGCCTCGCAGCTGGGCTTCACCATCGAGGAAGAGACCTTCGAGGCGATCCGCCGCAATGCCGAACGCATCCGCATCGTCTCGCGCGAACGCATCGTCACCGAACTCAACAAGATCGTCCTTTCGCCCGTCCCTTCGATGGGCTTCGAGTTGCTGGAACTCACCGGGCTGCTGGAGCGGATTTTTCCCGAGATGCACAACCTCAAGGGGGTGGAGAAGCGGGGCCGCCACGCCCATAAGGACAATTTCATCCATACGCTCAAGGTCGTGGACAACGTGGCGCGCCGCAGCGGCGATTTGTGGCTGCGCTGGGCCGCCGTGCTGCACGACATCGCCAAGCCGCTCACAAAGGCCTACGATCCCCGTGTGGGCTGGACCTTCCACGGCCACGAGGTGCTCGGCTCGAAGATGGTCCCGGCGATTTTCCGCCAGCTGAAACTGCCGCTCAACGAGCACATGAAGTTCGTGCAGAAGCTCGTGTTCCTTCACCTGCGGCCCATCATCCTCTCGGAGGACCTCGTGACCGACTCGGCCGTGCGCCGGCTGCTGTTCGAGGCGGGCGACGACGTGGAGGCGCTGATGACGCTGTGCGAGGCGGACATCACCTCGGGCATCGACGCCAAAGTGAAACGTTACCTTTCGAATTTCGAGCTGGTGCGCCGCAAGATGAAGGACCTGGAGGAGCGCGACCGCATCCGCAACTTCCAGCCTCCGATCACGGGCGAGCTGATCATGGAGACCTACGGCATCGGCCCGGGGCGCGTGATCGGCGACATGAAGGAGATCATCAAGAACGCCATCCTGGACGGCGAGATTCCCAACGAATACGACGCGGCCTACGCGCTGATGGAGCGGCTGGCCGCCGAGCGGGGGCTGACCCGCGTCCGGAAATAA
- a CDS encoding GDSL-type esterase/lipase family protein gives MKRILILAAALFTVCTAFAQSEYNLQRRSLFEVLPVYSSDIVFLGNSITDGCEWAELFNNRHVKNRGISGDRSGWLLDRLDPIVGGHPKKLFLMIGVNDLAAGVSPDEIVANVARLIDRFQSESRWTKIYVQSILPVNGESFAKFKNHYEHGRQIVPLNKRLEALCDEKEVTYLDVWGALADHEGRLDKRYTNDGLHLTGEGYVVWRDAIKQHVK, from the coding sequence ATGAAACGCATCCTGATCCTTGCCGCCGCGCTGTTCACCGTGTGCACGGCCTTTGCGCAGAGCGAATACAACCTCCAGCGGCGCAGCCTTTTCGAGGTGCTCCCGGTCTATTCGAGCGACATCGTGTTCCTGGGCAACTCGATCACCGACGGCTGCGAGTGGGCCGAGCTGTTCAACAACCGCCACGTCAAGAACCGCGGCATCAGCGGCGACCGCTCGGGGTGGCTGCTCGACCGTCTCGACCCGATCGTCGGGGGGCATCCCAAGAAACTGTTTCTGATGATCGGCGTCAACGACCTGGCGGCCGGCGTTTCGCCCGACGAGATCGTGGCCAATGTGGCCCGGCTCATCGACCGTTTCCAGTCCGAGTCGCGCTGGACGAAGATCTACGTGCAGAGCATCCTGCCCGTCAATGGCGAGTCTTTCGCCAAGTTCAAGAACCACTACGAGCACGGCCGTCAGATCGTGCCGCTGAACAAGCGGCTCGAAGCGCTGTGCGACGAGAAGGAAGTCACCTACCTCGATGTCTGGGGGGCGCTGGCCGACCACGAGGGGCGGCTGGACAAGCGTTACACCAACGATGGCCTGCACCTGACGGGCGAGGGTTACGTGGTGTGGCGGGATGCGATCAAGCAACACGTGAAGTAG